A genomic window from Silene latifolia isolate original U9 population chromosome Y, ASM4854445v1, whole genome shotgun sequence includes:
- the LOC141632710 gene encoding uncharacterized protein LOC141632710: MQVEETVGLGGIRDWVEGCWREMDKRDYGLLMVGCWALWEMRNQVVFAGEKGEIERVVSRVQRVLEEVEGDRVAQSKREGRLAEEGQNEHGRGWMAPGEGWVKLNVDAGVQEGVGVGIGGVCRDSAGKVLWSMAARRLEVWEAHIAEAVAVLEGLEEAAKAGHDAVIVESDCSQVIDGLKSRKKGRSVFALVLDDILRLCTSFGSVVFSYVSRKNNEVAHALAHALPVVSGRTVWLEKLPEVVSRYISIE, translated from the coding sequence ATGCAGGTGGAGGAGACCGTGGGGCTTGGTGGGATAAGGGACTGGGTGGAGGGTTGTTGGAGGGAGATGGATAAGAGGGATTATGGGTTATTGATGGTTGGGTGTTGGGCGTTGTGGGAGATGCGTAATCAGGTGGTGTTTGCGGGGGAAAAGGGAGAGATTGAGAGGGTGGTTAGTCGGGTTCAACGGGTTCTGGAGGAGGTTGAGGGGGATAGGGTGGCTCAGTCCAAACGGGAGGGAAGGTTGGCTGAGGAGGGGCAGAATGAGCACGGCAGGGGGTGGATGGCTCCTGGTGAAGGTTGGGTTAAGTTGAACGTGGATGCGGGTGTCCAGGAAGGTGTTGGCGTGGGGATAGGTGGAGTGTGCAGGGATAGTGCGGGGAAGGTACTATGGAGCATGGCAGCGCGGAGATTGGAAGTGTGGGAAGCCCATATTGCGGAAGCGGTAGCAGTGCTCGAAGGTCTCGAAGAGGCGGCTAAGGCAGGTCATGATGCGGTGATCGTCGAAAGTGATTGCTCTCAAGTTATAGATGGTCTCAAGTCAAGGAAAAAGGGTCGAAGTGTCTTCGCTCTTGTGTTGGACGATATTTTGCGTCTTTGTACTTCTTTTGGTTCGGTTGTTTTTTCTTATGTGTCTCGTAAAAACAATGAGGTAGCTCACGCTTTGGCTCATGCGCTACCGGTAGTTTCGGGTCGTACTGTTTGGTTGGAAAAACTACCTGAAGTAGTAAGTCGCTATATTTCGATTGAGTAA
- the LOC141626908 gene encoding uncharacterized protein LOC141626908: protein MLAALEENGRKDDMPDFDIFIDKQFIFKVEIHPKYNLEQKSKSYTVLSMSDDQDMVDRWNAKYLALKESEVGSVYHDVKPNGKVALAENKACVSETEASDSFITPPLKRSLSKMLDATNDDDCEVRIIGDGFSATKKLLSVKLEKE from the exons ATGCTTGCTGCCCTTGAAGAG AATGGACGAAAGGATGATATGCCAGATTTCGACATTTTCATTGACAAGCAATTTATCTTCAAAGTGGAAATTCACCCAAAGTACAACTTGGAGCAGAAATCAAAATCATACACAGTACTTAGCATGAGTGATGATCAGGATATGGTGGACCGATGGAATGCCAAGTACTTGGCCTTGAAG GAATCTGAAGTTGGCAGTGTGTACCATGATGTGAAACCCAACGGTAAAGTTGCATTGGCTGAAAATAAG GCATGTGTATCCGAAACTGAGGCCAGTGACAGTTTCATCACTCCACCCTTAAAGCGATCATTGTCAAAAATGTTAGATGCGACCAATGATGACGATTGTGAGGTTCGTATCATAGGGGATGGATTCTCAGCCACCAAGAAATTGCTATCAGTCAAGTTGGAAAAGGAATGA